AGTTGGTTAACCATGGTCACATGACTGTTAATGGTAAAAAAGTTGACATCGCTTCTTACCGCGTACAACCAGGAGATGTTATCACTCTTCGTGAAAAATCTCGTGGCCTTGCTATCGTAAAAGAATCTTTGGAAGCTCGCACTTTCGTACCAAACTTCATCACTTTCGATGATAACAAAGTAGAAGGTACTTTCACACGTCTACCAGACCGTTCTGAAATGCCTGCTGAAATCAACGAAACTCTGATCGTTGAGTGGTACAGCCGTTAGTCTTTACTTGGAAACATCAAGCTTCACATCCTTTGGGTGTGGAGCTTTTTTATTTGTACGCGACAATATTCGATTAAATCCTCGCTTCCCATCCCCTAGGTCTATTGCGTTTATAAAGACTCTTATGTGTCATCAGCTATCTTAGGATAAAGTCAGAAACATCAAAATTTAGAGGAATAGCCTAGTATTCCGAAACCTTGACGTTACATTTGCGTCAATTATTAGGGAGAGTTTTTTCGTTTACGTAACAATAGCTTATTTACAGGGAAAATCTAGTATAGAAGGGCTTATTTGCTGGAAAAGAGAGGTTCAGCTTACTCTATCATTCTATTTTTCATACGCCAGCTAGCATTGCCAGATATGGATGTGATTCTGACCTACAAATGCCTTCATTCATGGTTATCGGTCATTTTACACTCAAATTACCTATGGCTCGACATGATTCTACCCCAGTATTTTTACTTATGGTATAATGGGGCTGATCTTTTAAGGGGGAAAGGACGTATATGCAGAATAAAGATGCTTCTGCCAAGAGGCCTAGACGCAAAATAGGGCAGCGCGGCAGAAAGAAGCACCCTGTACGAGTAGTTCTTGCATACTGTTTTTTGTTAGGATTTATGGGGCTGTTTCTCGCAGGTGGAGTTGCTACGGGCTACATAGCCGCTCTTGTGAATGATGAGCCGATCCGAAACAAAGAAGAGATTCAAGAGCTCTTGTTTAGCAAGTTTCAAACAGGGTTCGCCTACTATCAAGATGGTTCCTTGATCGGTCAGCTTCGAGCTAAGGGAGAAGATCGCCGGATGGTGAAGATTTCGGAGATTTCACCCGCGCTCATTAACGCCATCATTGCCACAGAGGACAAGTATTTCTATGAACATAATGGAATAGTTATTCAATCTACCTTACGTGGAACCATTCAAGAGCTTACTAAACAAAGTGTTATAACAGGTGGTAGTACTCTTACACAACAATTGATTAAACGTACCATCCTCTCACCTGAAGTAAGCCATAAACGAAAAGCGAAAGAAATTCTTCATGCCATACGAATCGAAAGAATGTTTAGCAAGAATCAAATTTTAGAAGCTTACATGAATGACGTTTATTTTGGTAAGGACGCCAATGGCTCTAACATTTATGGCGTTCAAGCAGCCGCAAAAGGGATTTTTGGCAAAGATGCAAGCAATCTTGATCTAGCCGAAGCCTCTTACTTAGCTGGACTTCCGCAGAGTCCTATGGCCTACTCTCCTTTTAACAAGGAAGGGTATCGTCGCGGACTGGAGCGCCAGAAAATGGTGCTACAACGGATGAGAGAGAACAATTACATAACAGCTGCTCAACAACAACAGGTCCTCTCCACTAATTTACAGGCACATCTCGCCAAACCAGAAAAGCGTGCATACGCTGAACACCCATTCCTTATGATGGAAATTGAGGAACGTACTGCTGAGGTTCTGTTGGACCAAAAGCTAGCAAACGAAGGTCGTGATAAATCACAAATTGGCCGCAATGAATATCGTCAGCTCCTAGAGGAGCAACGACGTCAAATTCTCCAAAAGGGCTATCATGTGTACACGACTGTGCATAAGGAAATTAATACCGCCATGGAAAAGATCGCTGCTAATCCCAAAAACTTTGGTAGCAATCGTACCTATTCTGTGACACGTGGTGGAAAAAAGGAAAAGATCGAAAACGCTCTAGAAGAAGTAGGCGCAACACTCATTGATAACAAAACAGGTGCAATCATCGGCATGATGGGTGGTCGCGACTTTAACGTTGAACAAACCAATCACGCCACCGCCTCTCGACAACCCGGTTCAGCTATGAAACCAATCGCCGCGTATGCACCAGCATTGGAGCTTGGTATCTTACAGCCGGGAAGCCCGATTGACGATTCACCTGTACTATTGGCAGATGGAAGTAAAGGTACTCACCTGCCGCTTAACTGGGACCGCAAATACCATGGTATGATGAGTGCCCGCGAAGCTCTGCGTCAATCCTGGAACGTACCAGCTATTAAAACGTATTTGAAAGTCGGAATTCCGACCGCTTTAAATTATGTGAAAAAAATGGGTGTCACCACTCTGGTCGATAGTGATAATCATGCGGCTACAGGGGTTATTGGTGGGCTAGCTTACGGTCTAAACAGCGAAGAAATTACCAATGCATTTTCTACATTTGCCAACGATGGAAATTTTGTAGATGCCTACATGATTCAAAAAATCGTGGATAGCCGTGGAAATACCATTTATGAACACAATGTCACACCTGTTAAAGTATTTAGTCCACAGACCGCCTATCTGATGACAGACATGATGCGTACTGTTGTCAACTCCGGTACTGGTGCTTCTGTGCGAAGATATGTACCCAAAGGCATAGATATGGCCGGAAAAACAGGAACTACCAATGATTCCTACGATCTTTGGTTTGTAGGCTACACACCTGATGTTACCCTTGGTGTATGGACAGGCTATGATGTTCCAACTACCATTCCTGGTTCAGCTCAACGCCGACCAATGGAAATTTGGGGCAAGGTGATGACAGAGGTCTTTAAAATTGATTCAAAAGTGGCTGACAAATCAGCGAAATTTAGTAAACCAAGCGGCATTGTCAGCGCAACAATTGATAGCAAGTCCGGCATGTTGCCAAGTGAGCTATCGAAACAAACCGGCCACGTGATTACCGATTTATTTAATCAAAGATTTGTACCAACCAAAGTGGACGATTCTCATCAAAAAGTTCGTGTTGTTCAAGTCGGTGAGGTTCTCTATCTGGCACAGGAAAATACACCAGATGATTTTGTAACAGAGGGCGTCTTCTTTAAGAGTCCAGAGCCACTCCCATCGTCTGATCAAATTTCTGCGAAAAATAGCAGGGTTGGAACTAAACCTGCCGATTGGGCAGAGCGGATGCCGGAAAAAGAAGATCCACGCGTAGCTGTAGACGGAACACCTTCTGCTCCATCAGGCGTTACTATTGCGAAATCAGGTAGTGGCACGACCCTTACGTGGAATGCCAGCCCAGAGCAGGATGTACTAGGCTATCGTATCTATCGTGCAAGCGCAAACGGTGGATTTGAAAAAATCGCAACCGTTAAGGACCCGAAAACGACAACGTACACTGATGCGAAACGTAGTGATCATGGTTACTATGTAACAGCAGTTGACCTTTCAGGTAACGAGTCTCAGGCATCTTCTACGTCAGGTGCAGGTGTGGATATCCCAGGTGATAGCAATCCGCCTGTACAGCCAAATCCTGACCACAATCAACCAGGCACGGAAGTAGATCCTATTGCTCCACCTGATGGCGGCCAAACAACGCCCCCGCCAGTAGCTACTAGTGCACCTAGTAAAATCCAAGGCGTTAGTGCTTCTAAAACAGCAGATGGAATTAAAGTCAGTTGGAAAAAAGGTCCAGCGAAAGATCACATCGTTTCCTACAACGTTTACTATGCTATGAATGGTACAACGAACTATCAATTGATGGATTCCGTATCCGAACCAAGCTTTGTATTAACCACAAGTGAGCCTGGAGGTAGCTTCTACATCACTGCAGTGAATACCTATGGTGAATCTGCTCCTTCAGCCCATGCAAAAGTAAAATAAATAACCACAAAAAAGATTGTTGGGGCATCCATCCCGGCAGTCTTTTTTTATCCATGGCGGATTCTTGAATTTTCAAAAATATAAGACTCCTTTTGTGTGGAATAAGATATACTAAGCATGTAGATTCGTGGGAAGCGATGGTGAGGCCTAGTGATTCATAGGAAAACATTTTATCAAAAAAAAGTATGGGTTCATGATAACCAAATTATAATTGAAGGGCCAGTATGCTCTAAGGACTTAGCTACTTTGGAATTTGATGAAGGTTTAAAAGCATTTCGCGCTCCCAAGCAACAACAAGAAGCACTTGTCGAAATTGCTGATCTGCCAGAAGGACGAATTATAGTGGCACGCCATGAAAATGTAGTTTTGGCCTACGTCACCTTCCTACATCCTGACCCACTGGAGCGTTGGTCTATGATTAAAATGGACGATTTGCTGGAGCTGGGAGCTATTGAGGTAAGCTCGAAGATTCGTAAAGGCGGTATAGCAAAGCAGATGCTAGAAGTGGCCTTTATGGACGATGCACTGGAGGATTACATTATATTATCAACAGAGTACTATTGGCA
The nucleotide sequence above comes from Brevibacillus laterosporus LMG 15441. Encoded proteins:
- a CDS encoding penicillin-binding protein 1A — protein: MQNKDASAKRPRRKIGQRGRKKHPVRVVLAYCFLLGFMGLFLAGGVATGYIAALVNDEPIRNKEEIQELLFSKFQTGFAYYQDGSLIGQLRAKGEDRRMVKISEISPALINAIIATEDKYFYEHNGIVIQSTLRGTIQELTKQSVITGGSTLTQQLIKRTILSPEVSHKRKAKEILHAIRIERMFSKNQILEAYMNDVYFGKDANGSNIYGVQAAAKGIFGKDASNLDLAEASYLAGLPQSPMAYSPFNKEGYRRGLERQKMVLQRMRENNYITAAQQQQVLSTNLQAHLAKPEKRAYAEHPFLMMEIEERTAEVLLDQKLANEGRDKSQIGRNEYRQLLEEQRRQILQKGYHVYTTVHKEINTAMEKIAANPKNFGSNRTYSVTRGGKKEKIENALEEVGATLIDNKTGAIIGMMGGRDFNVEQTNHATASRQPGSAMKPIAAYAPALELGILQPGSPIDDSPVLLADGSKGTHLPLNWDRKYHGMMSAREALRQSWNVPAIKTYLKVGIPTALNYVKKMGVTTLVDSDNHAATGVIGGLAYGLNSEEITNAFSTFANDGNFVDAYMIQKIVDSRGNTIYEHNVTPVKVFSPQTAYLMTDMMRTVVNSGTGASVRRYVPKGIDMAGKTGTTNDSYDLWFVGYTPDVTLGVWTGYDVPTTIPGSAQRRPMEIWGKVMTEVFKIDSKVADKSAKFSKPSGIVSATIDSKSGMLPSELSKQTGHVITDLFNQRFVPTKVDDSHQKVRVVQVGEVLYLAQENTPDDFVTEGVFFKSPEPLPSSDQISAKNSRVGTKPADWAERMPEKEDPRVAVDGTPSAPSGVTIAKSGSGTTLTWNASPEQDVLGYRIYRASANGGFEKIATVKDPKTTTYTDAKRSDHGYYVTAVDLSGNESQASSTSGAGVDIPGDSNPPVQPNPDHNQPGTEVDPIAPPDGGQTTPPPVATSAPSKIQGVSASKTADGIKVSWKKGPAKDHIVSYNVYYAMNGTTNYQLMDSVSEPSFVLTTSEPGGSFYITAVNTYGESAPSAHAKVK
- a CDS encoding GNAT family N-acetyltransferase, producing the protein MIHRKTFYQKKVWVHDNQIIIEGPVCSKDLATLEFDEGLKAFRAPKQQQEALVEIADLPEGRIIVARHENVVLAYVTFLHPDPLERWSMIKMDDLLELGAIEVSSKIRKGGIAKQMLEVAFMDDALEDYIILSTEYYWHWDLQGTGLSVWDYRKVMEKLMGSVGMMWTATDDSEICSHPANCLMTRIGKRVPLESMTTFDSMRFQSRYMY